GTCGGTGGGGTTCGACGCGTGCTCCAGGTCGAGCCGCTGCCAGAAGTTCTGGAAGACGACCCTGCTGTTGCCGCTGGAGTCGGTGAAGGCGTTTTGGTAGTCCGTCTCGTTGCCGTTGCTCACCGCGTTGTGGGTCTCGGTCCGCACGGTGTCCTCGTCCGTTATCTTCTCCATCACCACCGGACACCGCCAGTCGTTGTCGAGCCAGTACTGGATGCGTTTGGCCGTCTCCTCGTTCAGGACCCCCGAAACGTCCCCGTCGTAGGTGGCGTCGTTCGCGACCGCTTCGAGGTTCTCGACGTAGCGGTCGTTGCCGCTGCCGGTGTGGTGGGCGACCGTCTCGCGCTGTGCGTGTATCTGGAACTCCCGAACGGCCCACTCGGTCACGGCACGGAAGTCCCCGCTCGCGTCCCCGGTCGTGAGGGTCGACTGGCTGCCGGGCTCGAAGCTGTAGTTGCTCCGCTGGCCGGACGCGACCATCCCACGGAACCAGAACCCGAGTTCCCAGAGGTCCGACTGGAGCTGTTTCACGTGGTCCTCGCGACCGGCGTTGCCGACGGTGACCTCGTAGTAGAGCTCCGAGCCCCCGTACTCGCCCAGGCCGGCGACGTCGCTGAGGGGGTCCCCACCGCCCCCGCCGCCCCCACTGCCACCCTCGCCACCCCACTCGGGGACGAGCGTGTCGCCGTTCTGCCAGAAGGGGTGCTCGGGCGGATTCCACGAGCTACCGGATATCCCGTCGACGAACCCGAGCTGGCCGAGCAGCCACTCGTCGTGCCGGTAGCGCGACGCCGTGATGGTCGGGGCCAGCGCGTCGCTCCCGAGGGAGAGGTCGGCCGCGAACGTGTGCCAGACGTCGCGGTCGTCCCACACGAACACCGAGCCGTCGGCACCGTACATGGTGGTCTCGCCGGAGAGGATGCCACTTCCGCCGCCAGCGTCGACGCCGACCGTGCCCATGGCGCGGTCGAACTGCGAGCGGTCGAGCGAGACCGAGCCGTCGCCGAAGTGCGCCACGAAGAACGACCCCTCGACGGTCTGGGCGGGGTTCGGCGCGTCGGCGATGGGCTCGGCCCCGCCGGTACCGGCCCCGTCCTCGCTGTAGTTCGCGAAGAGCGTGACGTGTGGCCCCCGGTCTGCCCCGTCGTCGGCCCCGACCAGCCAGACCAGGGAGATGCCGATAGCGCCGTTCAGTGATCCGAACGGGGCGCTGTTACCGGCCTGAGCGTCCACCTCTACCTCGAACCCGAAGCCGTCTATCTCCGCGTTCGCAAGCTGCGTGACGGCTGCGTCCGTGAGCGTGCTTTCGACCTGAGCGCGGATGGCCTCCGCGACCTGGTACCCGCTGGGCGTGTCGCTGGCCCGGTTCTGTAGCTCGCTGATCGAGAGGTGTTTGTACACCCGACCGCCCTCGGTCGGGTTCTCGGGTTGGACTCCCTGGGGCATCGGTTGTTTTAATTATTTGATTCTTTTTGGTGTTATCTATATAACATTTTCCCAAGCGGTGGGAACGGTCCTCTCGTTGCTGCCGGTCTCGAAGGGGAGCCGGTACGTCACGCCCAACGAGATCCACCGACTCTAGGATGTGAGAGCGCAGTCGCGCATTGAGGCTGCGGATAGACGCTGTTCTCACGCTGTTGCAGGGGGTAGCTCACCCCTTTCGGGCTCTCGACCAACTCCCACGACAGCACCACTCCCGTTCGGGTGACTGCTACGGGTATCGCCATCATGCTCGGATTGAGAGTTGCGGACTTCCCACGTATCGGTACTATGACGCGCCGCTTCCGCAACTTCCGTCCTGCTCAGATCCGCGACACCGACAGGCTCCAAATGGACGTCCCCGTGATCGCTCACACGGTGGCGTCCGGCACACGCCAGGTGACCCCGCGCCCCTCGTGGTGACCTCGGTTCTGGAGCGTATGAAGGTGCTCACGTACCTGCCGTTCGGTGATGGAAACACTATCGGCGATCTCGTCCGTGCGCCATGCCTCAAGATCGGCCGTGGCCTCGATGACTTCACGCGTCCCCGGCGACCACGTCGTGAGAACGCGGCCCTCACCGGCGACGGGCACCCACTCGGGGAGCGTGTCGGTACGGATATAGACGACGGTTCCGGTCCCGTCGCGGCCGAACCGCGTAGCCGCCCGAACTCGACCGCACCCGCGAACGCCTCAAGCGCGGGTGAGCGGTCGCCCGTGGACTCGACAGTTTTCGAACCCCCAGAAAGCGTTATACGGTGGGATTGTAGAAGAGAGGGTGTAAGCCGGTGGAGGGATTTGAACCCTCGGCCTAATCCTTACGAAGGATTCGCTCTGCCAGTCTGAGCTACACCGGCACACGCCGTCCGTGTACACTCTGTGTTGTGCCGATAACCGCAATAAGGATTGCGAATCGGTGCCGGCCCGCGAGGGGTTCTCACGCCTCGTGAGCACCGACGACCGTGACCGGAACGTCGCCCTCCAGGAGAACCTGCTGGGCGACGCTGCCGAAGACGACCTTCCCGGTCGGGGAGCGCTTGCGCGACCCCATGACGATCTGGTCGACATCGAACTCGGCGGCCAGGTCGAGAATACCGTCGGCGGGTGGTGTCCGGGCCTCGGCGAGTTGGTAGTCGATACCGCGTTCGTCGAGGGTGTCCCGAACCAAGCGGACCGTCTCGACGCGGTCGACGGATTTGAGATCCTCGGGTGCCTCTGCCTGTTCGGGCGTCAGGGCGTGGGTGACGATCGCTTCGACCTCGTCGGTTCCGCCAGGGAGGTCCGCGACGAAGGCGGCCTGTCCGCGGGCGCGATCCGGGTCGTCGTCGACGGGAACGAGTACACGGTACATCTTATCCCCCCAGGTAGAGCCGGCCGACCTCCTCGTTGTTGAGGAGTTCGGTCCCGGAGCCGGTGAACTTGATCTCGCCGCTTGCCAGGACGAACCCGCGGTCGGCGACGGAGAGCCCCTTCTCGGCGTTCTGTTCGACCAGGAGGATCGTCGTCCCGAGGTCGTTGAGCTGTTCGATCCGCTCGAAGACGTCGTCGATGAACCGCGGTTCGAGTCCGATCGAGGGCTCGTCGAGCATCATCACGTCGGGATCGACCATCAGCGCACGGGCCAGTTCGAGCAGGCGCCGCTGGCCGCCCGAGAGCGTCCCGGCCTTCTGGCCCCTGATGTCACCGAGTATCGGGAACTCGTCGTACAGTTCCTCGGCGCGCTCGGCGGCGCGGTCGTCGTCGTCGAAGACGTACCCGCCCATCAGCATGTTCTCGTGGACGCTCATCCGGGGGAAGACGCTGGCGTCCTGGAGGACGTAGCTCATCCCGCCGGCGAGGTTCTCCTGGGGCGAGCGGCCGGTGATCTCCTCCCCACGGAACTGGACGGTCCCCGACTGGACGTCGGCGAAGCCGTAGATGCTCTTCATCAGTGTCGACTTCCCCGACCCGTTCGGGCCGATGAGGCAGCCGATCTCACCCTCCCGAACGCTGATGTTCACGTCGTGGAGGACGGTCGTGTTGCCGTAGCCCGACGTCACGTCGGT
Above is a window of Haloarcula halophila DNA encoding:
- a CDS encoding universal stress protein, which translates into the protein MYRVLVPVDDDPDRARGQAAFVADLPGGTDEVEAIVTHALTPEQAEAPEDLKSVDRVETVRLVRDTLDERGIDYQLAEARTPPADGILDLAAEFDVDQIVMGSRKRSPTGKVVFGSVAQQVLLEGDVPVTVVGAHEA
- a CDS encoding ABC transporter ATP-binding protein — translated: MATTDTSTTTDDALLSMTDVTSGYGNTTVLHDVNISVREGEIGCLIGPNGSGKSTLMKSIYGFADVQSGTVQFRGEEITGRSPQENLAGGMSYVLQDASVFPRMSVHENMLMGGYVFDDDDRAAERAEELYDEFPILGDIRGQKAGTLSGGQRRLLELARALMVDPDVMMLDEPSIGLEPRFIDDVFERIEQLNDLGTTILLVEQNAEKGLSVADRGFVLASGEIKFTGSGTELLNNEEVGRLYLGG